In Rhodamnia argentea isolate NSW1041297 chromosome 1, ASM2092103v1, whole genome shotgun sequence, the genomic window ATCACCCGGAAGAAACCCCATTTTTCGAGTGCTTTCCCGATATTCTGCGCCATCTCATCGTGACTGGTGGGGCCTGCATTCGCATGTCCTAGGTCCATCACCGGGATGTCCGCATGATCCTCACCGCAGGCCACGCTGTCGGACGGCCGAACAAATATGCAGGGGACTTGGGCGATCCCAGCGTCCACGAGGCCTTTGACCCCGGATTTTGTCTCGTCGGATGCTCTCAATTCGATTGCTCGGTCATGTTCGGGACCCATGCTGGTGACCATTGTGTCTGTTAGTAATGTTACTTGGTATTATCGATTTTGAGCGAGCTGGGTCTCGATGAAGTTCACTTCACGTGGTTATATAGTAGTGGTATTTGTATTATCCTTCGTTGTTGATATAGGGAAGAAACTAAACACGAGGGACATGAAGGTTGTCAAAGAAATGAGTTTTCTTTTAAGTGAAAGTTGCCCCAAGAAGATATCAGACAAACACTCGGAGTTGGCAACATAAGAATTTCTTGTTTCTCGATTATGACAGCATTTATCGCCGGATCCTTGAAAGCACACGTTGACGATTCCTTCAAGAAGAATAGGGATGGAAGATGTTTTTTCGATTCCGTCACATGTCTAAATCTCGTGCATTCTAGTCTTCACATGAACCAAGGTGATTAATTAACCCATGTAAATAGCgagaaaagtgccaaaaaaaaaattttaaattcattgtattggtgttaatttagtcctatatttttttctagtggtaattcaatcttaaattttgcgTTGATActagttcagtcctaaatcttttattagtgctaattctgtcataaaccttttgtatttgtgccaattcggtcttgaaccttttgtatttatgccaattgagtcaattcgatgaAATTTGGgcaaaaattgctgatgtggacgtcggttgtcctaaGTAACATAACTGGtgctaacgtgaatattttttttaatattatttaattatctttaaatattatgaatattttttctttttgttcttctttttcttttcactcgCTTCTTTTTGTTGGGGGCTgacaagggccgacgacccttgccgATCACTAGGCGAGGCTCGCGGGCCTTTGCTGTGGCCGGGgaccatcaataaaaaaaatgcaagaaaagaaaaagaagaaaaaaccaaaaacttatTAATACTATATTAAATTATtgcaataatattaaaaaaaaatatccacgtcggcgtcggccgtACAACGGTCActtaggacaatcgatgtccacgtcagcaatttccggtcaaaattggatggattgattcaattggcacaaatgcaaaaatttaggactgaattggattaatgcaaaatgattagtactgaattggcatcaataaaaggtttaggatgcACCAATAAAGGTTTTAGGAcacaccaatgcaataagttcatgatttttttgacagTTTTCCTGTTAATAGCTCATAAACATTTGCTTCGTCAATGGAGCATTCTATCTTGTGAAATGAAGCGCGATGAAAATACAGGGAGTTAATTGATTATATAAATGTATCAATTAAAAACCATAAGTAATTGATCGATTTCCTAACAAGAGAAACTCCAAATTTATTTCCTTCGTTCCTTACAAaaggtttctttttttcacttttatgcaGAAACGTGGTTGATGCACTTATATTTGGAAGAGCTCACAACTTAATAACTAAATTACATGGTGACTAATTAACGGTATAACAATGCCAAAACTGGAACCCTAAAATAAGAAAGATCATGCAACATGTTCTTGTttggggacttgattgcatttcttgtaggttttaggacttaattgcactttcgtggcAGATTTATCGAATCAAGACTTTGGCTCTCCATGCCTCCGGGTTGGGCTGAACCCGACCCAAATAATCTTGTTTGTCAGCAATCAACGCAAAACGTGGTGGCTTTGGCATCAGCTTCTGTCTCTGTATTCAGTTCGTCATAAAGGTTAACAAGATGTGTAGTATTCTGAAGCTATGACTTGTGAACAGTGCGTGTGAGAGAGAATTCCATTAGGGATGAAATTTGTGCACATCTGGATTGAGCAAAGTGGGTTGTAGTCCTTTGTTTAACACTGCATGTGAACTCTGTGCGTCTTCAACAGCTTTTGCAATCAAGAACACACCCCTACTAGTTTTGTGTCACGGAAAGGTGGAGCCGTGAGATAAGCATCGTATCATGACATTTCCTCACTTTTTTTCCTGTAAGAAGATGAATTTTGTCTAAGATTCTATATATTTGGTGAGTTGAATACGACTCGTTTCCTTTCCTGCCTGATGGAGAATCGGGAGCTGTTTGTGTGGgtttcttgatcaaaaaacgCAAAGCATATTCACCACCACctctttttcttggtcgaatgattatggccgagaaggcagacattgcattttccaaaagtaTGTCCCTTCGTGAAAAATGGCATCTCAAAGGCACAGAAAAGCTTCTTCAAATAGAGACATGCTATGTTCTTCTATTAATGCAAACTCGTCACGTTACGGTGATTCGATCCTCAAGGCAGACTTTGTCATTGTCTCTTAAATAGTGTATTTGAACACTAGCTTACATGGATTTTTCACATATTGAAGCCCATCATTCTAACTTGCAacctcttgtttttatttttattttttttggtcgaagcaaCTTCTTGTTAACGAGCTTACTTGTTCATGAAGTTGCAACCTTTCTTCTGAAGTGGTCATCACGCTATTAATTTGGAGTGCAATCCACgaaaattgtttgaaagaaaatattgcTAGGCGTGTTCTGACTGGTTAAGCATTCCTTTTTACTGCGGCAAGCGTTGTTCTTAGGGATCCCTGACATTGGCTGAGATGCTTGAATTCATCGTATGGACTGGTTTCAGAATGGGATCCATGTTGGTAGCAGCAGAAAGTTCCTGGACTCTTACGATGTCCAAGCACAAGCGACATGTTACATAAATTCTTGAAAGGTAAAAATTGATCAGATTAAGGTATCCAAAAAACGATCAGCTCATCGTTAAgtaatttcttcaccttccctttctttttttgctgaCAGAAGTAGAACAGGTGTAAATCCTCCAGTGCAGTGAAATTTAACTTCGGCGTTTCTATTGAGATATACACGGTATAGAAGATTCTTGGGTTTCCTTCCTCTTTTGCCACGGGAATGGAGCGTTTCGTATGCATTCAAGGAAGGGAAATGCTTTTCTGATAGTACTGTCAGAGatagtacaatctcaatcgtagatccacacaccatctcTATGTAttttgtataaagcactcattgattggaaaatcgtgtggttagaaataactgacagtATTATTAGACTGTCATGCTAGCAGCTCTCTTCGAGGAAAATAATTGAGCCAAAAGTTTGGATACCCTTATCatcgaaaaaagaaatttatcttATCCTGCTGTAGAGGTCCAAATATAAAAACTCATTCTCAACGACCATAGAGTAAGAATTCAACTTGGCTTAGGATAGTCACAGAAATAGAAACCCTGTTAATGCGTACGTTTTCATGGTTATTAGATAAACGGATAATAGCGAAACTTGGAAAAGATAAAGTCCCTTGGGATGCAAATGTTTCgtggaaaatcaataaaaatgatcgttcattcaatttacatgaatgaatggatgaaaaatatatttttggtcAACGAATAACAAATAAAGTTCGAGCTTTTCGGGTCTATCCTCTCTTTTCTCATTTAGTCCCTCTTTTTGGGGACCCCAAGAGTCTTTCACACTGCATAAAATTTGTGCATGctcatctttttatttgtaaattccCTTTCCATTGGGCAGAATTCGATTTGGTCACTAGTTGCCGATTTTTCGTAGTCTACTTGTGTAGGGTTGGATCTATTTCGGATGTGGTtgcattttgccacctctatatTCGGGGAGAGCAGTTATTATGTTTTGCGAGTTCGCATCTACCATTCATGTAAGTCCCGAGGGAGGCGGCGTTGATGGTAGGAAAAGGCGCAAAGAAGAGACAGAACATCTTGCAACGGGGACATTGCAGAATTGAATGGGGAAGAATGACATGGACCGGTTGTTCCGTGTCTTGAATGGACAAATTCTCCCATACTCGTATAATCATGGAGGGAAATTTGTGGTATCATCATTGTAAGTGAGCAACGTAGAAGGGAAGAAGCAACTATGCCGTGTAAGTGGTGTTAGGGCGGTTTGTGCTAGTAGCTACAAGTTAGATAGAATATACTCTTAGAAGCTCTAAATACGAGGTTAGCCTCCCATGTACAAATTAGTTGGGAGTTGATGCTACTCTCTGATGAGGTCTTGGCAAGTCGAACCAGCTATAATGCCTAAAGTAATCTGGTCTCGCTTGATATAACGGATGCCCAAGTTAAGTTGGGCATGGTATAATTCGATACAGGCAAGTTATTTGCCTAAGTGTTCTAAGGAACAACTAAGAGAAAGGAAGGTTGGCCTGGCTTGGCTTGCCAAGAGCCTCACACGCTAATTCCACGTCCATAAAAGTGTTGGCCAATGACACTAACATAATGGTTTTTGGGTGACTATGATAATTAAACTACAAAAtcttaaaagagtggatctAACAACaatctttaattaattattatttattttgtggtCCACAGTAaactattatataatcaattctatTTAGTAATCATACTGCAATTGTCATCTTATTATACTTATCAAAACAAATTGGTTGACTCACTTAAATGGATTCTTTtcctaattattatttttttctctgccACAGTTGTTTCGGAATAACTATTTGTGTATTTCTTTGTGAGTGTAGTCCCGAAAGATCTCAATAATATTAGTGCTTAATAATCGTACTTGGCAATGTCttgttcatatatatatatatatatatatgtaatgtCTAAGTGTGTAGATATAATTaagagggaaaatttcaaataaggacattaAATgctctcgttttttcaaataaagggcATATAGTGgactttattttaaagaaagacgtgtcctcattgtttcaaagaagcaCTTGatcgaagggcattttcatcctttactttttttatttttttattttattttttctctttttcgttttcctctctcctctccggCCATCGTCACCAATGAGGGAGCGTGGCGAGGGCAACCCAGGCTGAGGTCGGTGAGGGCAACTTGCCCCCGTTGGCGAAGTGTTATGCAGTCTAAGTTAAGCTCACTCTGTCTTCCTCCTCTGAGTTCTTCGTCTTGCGCATCCCTAATTTGGTTAACAACTTTAGATCAACTGCATACAAGTTAGAAAATCCATCTGCAGGGGGGCAAAGTTAAAGGAGACCCATCCATCTCTTTCATATgtagttcctctctctctctctctcaggttCGAGACAGAGCCAAAAAACAGAGCCCAGATGAGAAGGCCTCCTACTTAATCTTCTTCGGCTACTTCTGGGTCTGATCCTAATGATCGGTTGGAGCAAAAACCGAGGACTAAACGTGCCCGAAGAGCTTGAGATGCGGACAAACCTCCAAACGGCGATCGGCCACTCAAACGAGGGAATCCGGCGACCTCTCCGCCgataggaaatagaaaaaataagaaaaaaaaacataaaaagaaaagaaaagaaaagaacagagaaagagaggaaaaagggaaaaaataaaaaagtaaatgactaGAGTGCTGTTGATTAGgtctttctttaaaataatgaggatattttggacctttatttgaaaatttccctaattATGAGTTGTTTATCATCCAAATAAAAGGTATATGATATTTTCTTAGATTAATGATATTACAAGTAcgtaaattttttcttaaaatgcaATTTGGTAACTAAGCTTCTTCTTATAGCGAGGGCTTACAAAGCCCTCGCAACCGCCGCCCCATCACCATCGGAAATAGCTGGCGAGGGTGGAAGTTTGTCGGTGGGGCTTGCTGATCGTAGGGGAGGGCTCGACCTCTCAAATTTGGGCAAGGTTGAGCCTCGTTGTGTCGGCCTCTTCGACTCTAATGagggcgaggtcaagcctcatgTCGCCCAGCGATGGCCCGGCCCCATCGACCCTAGTGAGGGCCTCGCCTGCGATTGGTAAGGGTCGCTTGGCATTAGCCGGGGCTCACCGATCCTCGCcgaccatcccccaccctcgccaGCCGAGCCCCATCAACCTTAGCAAGGTCTTGCCTGCGATTGAGATCTTGCGACGAGCCACGGAGGATTaagttaataataaaaaaaatgacacgtaaaattttgggaaaaattcatTGAAGTTGACgctcaaataatcatatttcaaaaaacttgATACTTAAATGATCAAAAAAGCATTTGATATCAAAGTAATtgtcgtacacaaattttatcatttttggTGCCCTTCTACCTATACGTTCTAAGtacctcaattttttcattCAATACTACAtcgtaaattttcaaaattgataggAGTCCGCAACGTGCCAagccattccttttttttttattttaattttttttaaaattttttaatttcttagcttattttttaaattaaattaaagtttttaaaaataatttatcttttaaaaaaatcaatccacatCGACTCCAGGTGCCAAccttaaccaaaaaaagaaaagaaaagaaaaagacagaaaatatcaacaataattcaaaactcaaaacataaaaaaaaaattgccacgtcggtCCCGCTTGATGTCAACATTAGCGGTCTAGCCAAAGTTGAACagatagaccgaattggcacaaatatacaaaagattaagattcaattagcaaaatatatataaatataaattgacacaattataataggtttacgactatttttgtcatttcctccCGTCTTTGATTCATCAAAAGCCTTTAGCACTTCTGTTTactttcatttgcttcatttCTGCCGAGTACTTCCATTTTTCTCCCTTAGGGAAAACAGTGCGACGTTTCCAATTAAATGTGGGAGAAACTGAACGATAAAGGTCGTGCCGTATGGAGAGGAAAGGGTAACAATTATACATGTTACATCCCCACGAAAGTGAATGGAATTCCAGAACAAGGCCAATAAGCGACGGGCGATTTTGGCATAGCAAGTTCGT contains:
- the LOC125314668 gene encoding 1-aminocyclopropane-1-carboxylate oxidase homolog, encoding MVTSMGPEHDRAIELRASDETKSGVKGLVDAGIAQVPCIFVRPSDSVACGEDHADIPVMDLGHANAGPTSHDEMAQNIGKALEKWGFFRVIDHGFRESLLEEVIEGSRRFFALGDKNAC